From the genome of Pseudomonas helvetica:
TGGCCTCCGATCAGTACGACGCCCGTGGTCAGTTGTACCGAGGCTCCTTCGCGTTCCTCAGCCAAAGCTATGACAAGCAGATCCCGGATTCCACGCCCTTCATGATCTACGACCTGGTCGGTGGCTCCTACAACATCAACGGTGTGGTGGGGCCTTACGGCGGCATCAAGTACATCGATCCGCTCTCCAAGGCGCAGTGGTCGCCGGAGTCCCTGGCGGGTTCCGGCATTCGCTAAGCGAACACCTGGTTTGAACGTCGGGATGCACGGTTGTGTGTCCCGGCGCGGCTATCCGAAGAGGACGCGGTATGTGTTCGAACAAAAAGTACCTGCAGTGGGCGCTGGGCATCTTGTTTGCAATGTTGCAGGGCCTGACCCAGGCGGCCGGTTATGTCGATGTGCTGGATCTACCGGCCAGGGTCAGCGCCCTGGCGGTCAGCAGCCCGTTGTCAGGCCTGGCGCGCGCAGGCGACCGACTGGTCGCGGTCGGGCAACGTGGCCACATTCTCTATTCCGACGACTCCGGCAAACACTGGCAGCAAGCCGCGGTGCCGGTGAGTGCCGATCTCACGGCGGTGAATTTCCCTTCTGCCCTGCAGGGCTGGGCGGTCGGCAACGACGGCGTGGTGTTGCACAGCAGCGACGCCGGGGCGACCTGGCGCAAGCAACTGGACGGCCGCCAGATCGGTGCCTTGCTGGTCCAGCATTATGGGGCGTTGGCCAGTGCAGAACCCGGCAACGAACAATGGCCACTGCTGGCTGCCGAAGGCCAGCGACTGGTCGAGCAGGGCGCTGATAAACCTTTGCTCGACGTCTGGTTCGCCAATGACCACCTCGGCTATGTGGTCGGTGTGTTCAACCTGATCCTGCGCACCGAGGACGGTGGCCGGAACTGGACAGCGTTTCAGGACCGTACCGACAACCCGCAGGGCTTTCACCTCAACGCCATCGCCTCTACCGGCGATGGGGTGTACATCGCCGGTGAGCAGGGCCTGTTGCTCAAATGGGATGAGGCTCAGCAGCGTTTCGTCGCCGTGCAGACGCCCTATCAGGGCAGCTTTTTCGGCGTGCTCGGCAAGCGCGGCGAAGTGATCGCTTACGGCTTGCGCGGCAACGTGTTGCGCAGCACGGATGGCGGCCTCAGCTGGACTGCGCTCGACAGTGGCCTGCACGTCAGCATCACCGCCGGCTTCGTCGACACCAACGGTCATTACCGCTTGTTCACCCAGGGCGGGCAGAGGCTGGTCAGCCAGGGGGCTGGCGCAGACATGCGCCTGGTGCGGCAACCCGAACCGTCACCGGTGGCCGGCGCTGCTCAGGCCGCCGATGGCGCGTTGGTGGTGGTTGGCAGTCGTGGTGCACAGGCACTGCCCAAAGAATAAGACCTCGAACCCTTAGAGCGAGAACCCAGTCATGGGCAATATCAAACAAGACACCATGCCGGTGATCCGCGACGTGCGTGACTTCGACCACCACTCCGGTAACCGGCTGGAGCGGATGGTGTTCAACTATCGCCCGCTGTTCATGCTGCTGATGGCGCTGGCCACTGTGGTGCTGGGCTACATGGCCGCAACGCGCCTGGAACTGCGCCCCAGCTTCGAGAAAATGATTCCGCAGAGCCAGCCGTATATCCAGAATTTCCTGGAGAACCGTCAGTCACTGCGCGGTTTGGGTAACTCGGTGCGCGTGGTGGTCGAGAACACCCAGGGCGATATCTTCGATCCCGCTTACCTGGACGTGCTCAAACAGGTCAACGATCAACTGTTCCTCACCGAAGGCGTCGATCGCGCCTGGATGAAGTCGTTGTGGAGCCCGGCGGTGCGCTGGACCGAAGTCACCGAACAAGGCTTCCAGGGTGGCCCGGTGATGCCCGATACCTATGAGGGCAAGCCTGAGCAAATAGAACAGTTGCGCCAGAACATTTCCCGCGCCGGACTCGTCGGCAACCTGGTGGCCAGTGACTTCAAGTCGAGCATGCTGATCGTCCCGTTGCTGGACAAGGCCGCGGCCGGCGGTCAGAGCATCCACTACCACGGGTTCTCGCAGATGCTTGAAGAGCAGTTGCGCGACAGGATCGAGTTCGCCGGCGACAGTGCCGCGCGCAAAGCCGGGGAGGAGGGCAAGGGCCAGTACAAGGTCCGGGTGATCGGTTTCGCCAAACTGATGGGCGACCTGATCGACGGCCTGATTCAGGTGATGATGTTCTTCGGCCTGGCCGTGATCACCTCGCTGGTGATTATTTTTCTCTACACCCGCTGCGTTCGCAGCACTTTGCTGGTGGTCGGTTGCTCGCTGGTCGCAGTGATCTGGCAACTGGGCATCGTTGCCTGGCTGGGCTATGCCATCGACCCGTACTCGGTGCTGGTGCCTTTTTTAGTCTTCGCCATCGGTGTGTCCCACGCGGCGCAGAAGATGAACGGGATCATGCAGGACATCGCCCGGGGCACCCACAAACTGATCGCTGCGCGCTACACCTTTCGCCGTCTGTTCATCGCCGGCGTCACCGCGCTGCTGGCCGACGCCGTGGGTTTCGCCGTGCTGATGCTGATCGACATACCGGTGATCAAGGACCTGGCCATCACCGCCAGCATCGGTGTCGCGGTGCTGATCTTTACCTCGTTGTTGCTGATGCCCGTGGCGCTTTCCTATGTCGGCGTCGGCGCCAAGGCTGCCGAGCGCGCCTTGAACATCGACACCCGGGCGGACGGACACAAGGGCTTTGGCAAGCTGTGGGACTGGCTCGACCGTTTCACCACGGCCAAGTGGGCCACGGGCGCCGTACTGATCGCACTGCTGATGGGCATTGGCGGCTTCGTCATCAGCCAGCACCTGAAGATCGGCGACCTGGAAAGTGGCGCGCCGGAGTTGCGTGCCGATTCGCGTTATAACCGTGACAACGCCTACATCACCCGTCACTACGCGTTATCCAGCGATCTGTTTGCGGTGATGATCAAGACGCCTGCGGAAGGTTGCCTGAACTATAAGACACTGGTTCTCGCCGACCGTCTGGCCTGGGAACTGCAGCAGTATCCGGGGGTGCAGGCGACGTCCTCGCTGGTCAATGCCGTGCGCCAGATCACGGCCGGGACCTATGAGGGCAACCCCAAGCTCAACAGTATCCAGCGCAACCAGGACGTCTTGAACTATGCCGCGCAGCAAGCCTCGGTCAACTCTCCGGAGTTGTTCAATACCGACTGCTCGCTGATGCCGGTGATTGCCTTTCTCAAGGACCACAAGGCCGAGACCCTGGATGCAGTGGTCGGGATCGCCGAGACCTTCGCCCGCGAAAACAGCAGCGATGAGCGCCAGTTCCTGCTGGCGGCCGGGACCGCTGGCATTGAAGCCGCGACCAACATCGTGGTGCGCGAGGCCAATCGCACCATGCTGCTTTACGTCTATGCGGCGGTGACGCTGTTCTGCCTGATGACCTTCCGCAGCTGGCGCGCCACGTTGGTTGCGCTGTTGCCGCTGGTGCTGACCTCGATCCTCTGCGAGGCGTTGATGGTGGTCATGGGCATTGGCGTGAAGGTCGCGACCCTGCCGGTGATCGCACTGGGCGTGGGGATTGGTGTCGACTACGCCTTGTACCTGCTCAGTGTGCAATTGCATTACCAGCGTCAAGGCCTGCCGCTGGCCCAGGCCTATCGCAATGCCGTGTCGTTTACCGGTCGGGTGGTGGGCCTGGTGGGCATCACCCTGGCGGCCGGCGTAGTGTGCTGGGTCTGGTCGCCGATCAAGTTCCAGGCGGACATGGGCATCCTGCTGACCTTCATGTTCCTGTGGAACATGCTCGGCGCGCTGATTCTGATTCCTGCCCTGTCGTATTTCCTGCAGCGGGGGGCGTCGCTTGATCGTCGTCCTGTTCCGGAGGCCCCTCAGGGGCATGCCGGTGCAACCGCGCCAACCCAACCTTCGGGCATGCATCACGCCCGGACTATTGCGGAGTAAGCCAACGATGTCTGATTACAAAGCCCCCTTGCGCGACATGCATTTCGTCCTCAACGAGGTCTTCGAAGTGTCCAGGCTATGGGCCCGACTGCCCGGCCTGGCCGAGGTGATCGATGAAGAGACAGCCGCCGCGATCCTTGAAGAGGCCGGCAAGATCAGCGCCGAAGTGATCGCACCGCTGAACCGCAGCAGCGACGAACAGGGCTGCACCTGGAGCAACGGCACGGTGACTGCCCCGGACGGTTTTGTCGCGGCGTACCAGGCATTCGCCGAAGGCGGTTGGGTGGGTGTCGGCGGCGACCCGCAATTTGGTGGCATGGGCATGCCCAAGGCCATTTCGGCCCAGGTCGAGGAGATGGTCAATTGCGCCAGTCTGTCGTTTGGCCTGTACCCGATGCTGACCGCCGGGGCGTGCCTGTCGATCAATGCCCACGCCAGTCGGGAACTCAAGGAACGCTATCTGCCGAACATGTACGCCGGCACCTGGACCGGTTCGATGTGCCTGACCGAGGCCCATGCGGGCACCGATCTTGGCTTGATTCGCACCCGAGCCGAACCTCAGGCCGACGGCAGTTTCAAGGTCAGCGGCAGCAAGATTTTCATTACCGGTGGCGAACACGACCTGAGCGAAAACATCATTCACCTGGTGCTGGCCAGACTGCCGGATGCGCCCGCCGGCCCTAAAGGTATTTCGCTGTTTTTGGTGCCCAAGGTACTGGTCAATGCCGATGGCTCGCTGGGCGAGCACAACGCGCTGTCCTGCGGTTCAATCGAACACAAGATGGGCATCAAGGCATCCGCCACCTGCGTGATGAACTTTGACGGCGCGACCGGCTGGATCGTCGATGCGCCGAACAAAGGCCTGGCCGCGATGTTCACCATGATGAATTACGAACGTCTGGGCGTGGGTATCCAGGGGTTGGCGTTGGGTGAGCGTTCGTACCAGAACGCAGTCGAATACGCCCGCGAACGCATCCAGAGTCGTGCGCCGACCGGCCCGCAGGCCACCGACAAAACAGCCGATCCGATCATCGTGCACCCGGATGTACGCCGCATGCTGTTGACCATGAAGGCCTTGAACGAAGGCGGGCGGGCGTTTTCCAGCTACGTGGCCCTGCAACTGGATACCGCCAAGTACAGCGACGATGCGCCAACCCGCATTCGCGCCCAGGAGCTGGTGTCGTTGCTGACCCCGGTGGCCAAGGCGTTTCTCACCGACATGGGGCTGGAAACCACGGTGCATGGCCAGCAGATCTTCGGTGGTCATGGCTACATCCGCGAGTGGGGGCAGGAGCAATTGGTTCGCGATGTGCGGATCACCCAGATCTACGAAGGCACCAACGGCATCCAGTCACTGGACCTCGCCGGGCGCAAGATCGTTGGCAGTGGCGGGGCGCTTTACCGTTTGTTCGCCGCCGAGATTCGCCACTTCATCGCCAACGCCAGCACTGACCTCGGCGAGTTCTGCAAGCCGTTGAGCGCTGCCGTGGACACCCTCGACGAGTTGACCGCGTGGTTGCTGGATCGGGCACAGAACAACCCGAACGAAATCGGTGCCGCCTCGGTCGAGTACCTGCAGGTGTTTGGCTACACCGCCTATGCCTACATGTGGGCCCTGATGGCCAAGGCGGCCACGGCCAAACAGGCCGACGATGATTTCTACGCCAGCAAGCTGGGTACCGCACGCTTCTACTTTGCCCGTCTGCTGCCACGCATCCACTCGTTGAGCGCTGCGGTCAAGGCCGGCAGCGAATGCCTCTACGCGCTGGACGCCGTGCAGTTCTGATCGAAAGGACAAGGAACCCCAACCATGATGGCGACAAAAATAATTCCGCCCGCTGACGGCGCCTATGCCTATCCCTTGCTGATCAAGCAATTGTTGCTGTCCGGCGTGCGCTACGAACCGGGTCGGGAAATCGTATACGCCGACAAACTGCGCTACAGCTACCAGACCCTCAACCAACGGATCCGCAGGTTGGCCAACGCCTTGACCGCTGCCGGCGTCAAGGCCGGGGATACGGTGGCCTTGCTCGATTGGGACAGCCATCGCTATCTGGAATGTTTCTTTGCCGTGCCGATGATCGGCGCGGTGCTGCACACCGTGAATATTCGTCTTTCTGCGGATCAGGTGCTCTTCACCATGAACCACGCCGAGGATGATCTGGTGCTGGTACATGATGATTTCCTGCCCCTGGTCGAGCAGATTCAAGGACAGCTCAGTACCGTCAAAGGCTACTTGCAGCTGACCGACGACACGGCAACCGACACGTCTCTACCCGTGCTGGGGGAGTATGAGCAGCTGTTGTCTCAAGCGGCAGACCAGTACCAATTCCCTGACTTTGATGAGAACTCGGTGGCGACCCTGTTCTACACCACAGGGACGACCGGCGATCCTAAAGGTGTGTATTTCACCCACCGTCAGTTGGTCCTGCACACTTTGAATGCGGTGGGCACGCTGGGTGTCTATCAAGGTCTGCCGCTGCTGCGTTCCGATGATGTCTACATGCCCATCACCCCGATGTTTCACGTGCATGCCTGGGGTGTGCCCTATGTTGCCACCCTGATGGGACTCAAGCAGGTGTACCCCGGTCGTTATGAGCCCAACCGCCTGGTCAGGCTGTACCGAGAAGAGAGCGTCACGTTTTCCCATTGTGTGCCGACCCTATTGCAAATGATCCTGGGCTGCGAGGAAGCGGCTCAAACCCGTTTCGATGGCTGGAAAATGCTCCTGGGGGGCAGCGCACTGACGCTGGGCATTGCCAGCGAGGCGAGCGCCAAAGGCATGCGCGTACACAGCGGCTACGGCATGTCGGAAACCTGCCCGTTGCTTTGCACAACGTACCTGCGCGATGAGGAACTGGAACTGCCCACACAAAACCAGTTGGCCATTCGCATCAAGACCGGGACACCCGTGCCGATGGTCGATCTTAAAATCGTCGATGCCAGCGGCAATGATATGCCTCACGACGGCGAGTCCCTGGGCGAGATCGTGGTCCGTGCACCCTGGCTGACTCAAGGTTATTGGAAGGCGCCCGAAAAGGGCGCCGAGTTGTGGCGCGACGGTTGGATGCACACCGGAGACATCGCTTCTATCGACGCCTTGGGCGGGGTGGAAAT
Proteins encoded in this window:
- a CDS encoding YCF48-related protein, whose protein sequence is MCSNKKYLQWALGILFAMLQGLTQAAGYVDVLDLPARVSALAVSSPLSGLARAGDRLVAVGQRGHILYSDDSGKHWQQAAVPVSADLTAVNFPSALQGWAVGNDGVVLHSSDAGATWRKQLDGRQIGALLVQHYGALASAEPGNEQWPLLAAEGQRLVEQGADKPLLDVWFANDHLGYVVGVFNLILRTEDGGRNWTAFQDRTDNPQGFHLNAIASTGDGVYIAGEQGLLLKWDEAQQRFVAVQTPYQGSFFGVLGKRGEVIAYGLRGNVLRSTDGGLSWTALDSGLHVSITAGFVDTNGHYRLFTQGGQRLVSQGAGADMRLVRQPEPSPVAGAAQAADGALVVVGSRGAQALPKE
- a CDS encoding MMPL family transporter is translated as MGNIKQDTMPVIRDVRDFDHHSGNRLERMVFNYRPLFMLLMALATVVLGYMAATRLELRPSFEKMIPQSQPYIQNFLENRQSLRGLGNSVRVVVENTQGDIFDPAYLDVLKQVNDQLFLTEGVDRAWMKSLWSPAVRWTEVTEQGFQGGPVMPDTYEGKPEQIEQLRQNISRAGLVGNLVASDFKSSMLIVPLLDKAAAGGQSIHYHGFSQMLEEQLRDRIEFAGDSAARKAGEEGKGQYKVRVIGFAKLMGDLIDGLIQVMMFFGLAVITSLVIIFLYTRCVRSTLLVVGCSLVAVIWQLGIVAWLGYAIDPYSVLVPFLVFAIGVSHAAQKMNGIMQDIARGTHKLIAARYTFRRLFIAGVTALLADAVGFAVLMLIDIPVIKDLAITASIGVAVLIFTSLLLMPVALSYVGVGAKAAERALNIDTRADGHKGFGKLWDWLDRFTTAKWATGAVLIALLMGIGGFVISQHLKIGDLESGAPELRADSRYNRDNAYITRHYALSSDLFAVMIKTPAEGCLNYKTLVLADRLAWELQQYPGVQATSSLVNAVRQITAGTYEGNPKLNSIQRNQDVLNYAAQQASVNSPELFNTDCSLMPVIAFLKDHKAETLDAVVGIAETFARENSSDERQFLLAAGTAGIEAATNIVVREANRTMLLYVYAAVTLFCLMTFRSWRATLVALLPLVLTSILCEALMVVMGIGVKVATLPVIALGVGIGVDYALYLLSVQLHYQRQGLPLAQAYRNAVSFTGRVVGLVGITLAAGVVCWVWSPIKFQADMGILLTFMFLWNMLGALILIPALSYFLQRGASLDRRPVPEAPQGHAGATAPTQPSGMHHARTIAE
- a CDS encoding acyl-CoA dehydrogenase C-terminal domain-containing protein, encoding MSDYKAPLRDMHFVLNEVFEVSRLWARLPGLAEVIDEETAAAILEEAGKISAEVIAPLNRSSDEQGCTWSNGTVTAPDGFVAAYQAFAEGGWVGVGGDPQFGGMGMPKAISAQVEEMVNCASLSFGLYPMLTAGACLSINAHASRELKERYLPNMYAGTWTGSMCLTEAHAGTDLGLIRTRAEPQADGSFKVSGSKIFITGGEHDLSENIIHLVLARLPDAPAGPKGISLFLVPKVLVNADGSLGEHNALSCGSIEHKMGIKASATCVMNFDGATGWIVDAPNKGLAAMFTMMNYERLGVGIQGLALGERSYQNAVEYARERIQSRAPTGPQATDKTADPIIVHPDVRRMLLTMKALNEGGRAFSSYVALQLDTAKYSDDAPTRIRAQELVSLLTPVAKAFLTDMGLETTVHGQQIFGGHGYIREWGQEQLVRDVRITQIYEGTNGIQSLDLAGRKIVGSGGALYRLFAAEIRHFIANASTDLGEFCKPLSAAVDTLDELTAWLLDRAQNNPNEIGAASVEYLQVFGYTAYAYMWALMAKAATAKQADDDFYASKLGTARFYFARLLPRIHSLSAAVKAGSECLYALDAVQF
- a CDS encoding fatty acid--CoA ligase, with translation MMATKIIPPADGAYAYPLLIKQLLLSGVRYEPGREIVYADKLRYSYQTLNQRIRRLANALTAAGVKAGDTVALLDWDSHRYLECFFAVPMIGAVLHTVNIRLSADQVLFTMNHAEDDLVLVHDDFLPLVEQIQGQLSTVKGYLQLTDDTATDTSLPVLGEYEQLLSQAADQYQFPDFDENSVATLFYTTGTTGDPKGVYFTHRQLVLHTLNAVGTLGVYQGLPLLRSDDVYMPITPMFHVHAWGVPYVATLMGLKQVYPGRYEPNRLVRLYREESVTFSHCVPTLLQMILGCEEAAQTRFDGWKMLLGGSALTLGIASEASAKGMRVHSGYGMSETCPLLCTTYLRDEELELPTQNQLAIRIKTGTPVPMVDLKIVDASGNDMPHDGESLGEIVVRAPWLTQGYWKAPEKGAELWRDGWMHTGDIASIDALGGVEIKDRIKDVIKTGGEWISSLELESLISEHSAVMSVAVVGIADEQWGERPMALVVCAPGQYLDRKILEVHLQGFVERGRINKWAIPKQFKFVTEIPKTSVGKINKKLIRESELR